The following proteins are co-located in the Candidatus Deferrimicrobiaceae bacterium genome:
- a CDS encoding SIR2 family protein, which translates to MSDGIPKKPTDVPAGLREAAQRGTLIPFVGAGASILAGCPGWAEFADGALSHFVAHGMFTYSQLDQIKHLNPRVKLSLAMALQKEHKLPIDFRKLLHPKGRVSDDGEKLYGSLSRLGKIFVTTNYDEWLDEEIAGPGLTLGAVPNPAAPLVNRERKVIHNVNDLIPARLNQPGTVIHLHGSLLAPDDMVMTTQDYVRHYANDRLSGDTGTENRVLTFLEYLFEKKTVLFVGYGLEELEILEYVILKARRLSGTGPPEAKHFMLQGFFSHEQELMRSLKRYYLEACGIELLPYLRDHRDWRQLLEVLEAFARLVPASDPMVLQDFKEMENLLDG; encoded by the coding sequence TTGAGCGACGGAATACCGAAGAAACCTACTGATGTTCCTGCCGGTCTCAGAGAGGCTGCGCAACGCGGGACGTTGATTCCCTTCGTGGGGGCAGGGGCATCTATTCTTGCGGGATGTCCAGGGTGGGCTGAATTTGCGGATGGCGCGTTAAGCCACTTTGTCGCCCATGGGATGTTCACCTATTCGCAACTCGACCAGATTAAACATCTCAATCCGCGCGTCAAACTGTCACTGGCGATGGCGCTTCAGAAGGAGCACAAACTTCCCATTGATTTTCGGAAGTTGCTCCATCCGAAGGGACGTGTGAGTGACGACGGCGAAAAACTCTACGGCAGTCTTTCGCGCTTAGGGAAAATATTCGTCACAACGAATTACGACGAATGGCTCGACGAAGAAATTGCCGGTCCCGGATTAACGCTTGGGGCTGTTCCTAATCCTGCAGCGCCTTTGGTTAACCGGGAGAGAAAGGTAATCCACAATGTAAATGATCTGATTCCGGCCCGCCTGAACCAACCCGGGACCGTGATTCATCTGCATGGGTCGTTGCTCGCCCCCGATGACATGGTGATGACTACTCAGGACTATGTGCGACATTATGCGAACGATCGCCTTTCGGGCGACACCGGTACGGAAAACCGGGTCCTGACCTTTCTGGAATACCTGTTCGAGAAGAAGACCGTCCTGTTCGTCGGGTATGGATTGGAGGAACTTGAAATCCTGGAGTACGTGATCCTGAAGGCTCGACGGTTGTCCGGGACTGGCCCGCCGGAAGCCAAGCACTTCATGCTTCAGGGGTTCTTCTCGCACGAACAAGAACTTATGCGGAGCTTGAAGCGTTACTACCTTGAAGCGTGCGGGATCGAACTCCTTCCGTATCTGCGAGACCACAGGGATTGGCGCCAACTATTGGAAGTGCTGGAAGCGTTCGCGCGTCTTGTTCCCGCATCCGACCCCATGGTTCTCCAAGATTTTAAAGAGATGGAGAATTTGCTGGATGGATAA